In Pseudoliparis swirei isolate HS2019 ecotype Mariana Trench chromosome 9, NWPU_hadal_v1, whole genome shotgun sequence, a genomic segment contains:
- the LOC130199343 gene encoding urotensin-2-like, which translates to MKCNHLLSWAFLLVASGPLLAHPITESAEMPYPGPESVEDGGVGALDDQSLSEQTFPSRDGAGLRYSTLISGEYTKDGVRAGLLPRGMTREVLLEKQSLLNPFSRVLGIRKQFRKRAGNSECFWKYCV; encoded by the exons ATGAAGTGTAACCATCTCCTGTCTTGGGCCTTTTTGCTCGTGGCCTCCGGTCCACTGCTGGCCCACCCCATCACAGAATCTGCGGAGATGCCCTATCCAGGACCCG AATCAGTCGAGGACGGAGGAGTCGGCGCTCTCGATGATCAGTCTCTTTCCGAGCAAACCTTCCCTTCCCGGGATGGTGCTGGTCTCAGATATTCCACTCTGATATCTGGGGAGTACACCAAAGACg GTGTCAGAGCAGGCCTGCTTCCCAGGGGGATGACAAGAGAG GTCCTATTGGAGAAACAAAGTCTCCTAAATCCTTTCAGCCGTGTGTTGGGCATCCGGAAACAGTTCAGGAAGCGAGCGGGGAATTCTGAGTGTTTCTGGAAGTACTGTGTCTAA